The genomic stretch GACGGCCGCGGTGGCCGACGCCGCGACCGAGCTGGCGCGGGCACCGCTGTGGCCGACGCTGACGGTCGGCCTCGGGTACACCCGCAACCAGCACGCCTCGATCGTGCCGCTGGGCGCCGAGCCGCTGACGATCGTGCCGCTCGACCAGCTCGACGCCACCGCGACCTTGACCGTGCCGCTGTTCGATCTGGCCGCGCGCCGCCGCGCGACCGCGGCGGCGGCCGACCACGCCGCGGCGGTGGCCGCGATCGCGGTGACCGCGCGCGACGGCGATCGCGCGATCGTCCGCGCGTACTTCGCGTGGGTCGGCGGCGCGGCGTCGGCCGCCGCCGCGGTGTCGGCGCGCGCCGCCGCGGTCGACAACCTCGCCCTGGTCGAGCGCCGCGCCGAGGCCCAGCTGGCGTCGCCGCTCGACGTGGCCCGGGCCCGGGCCGCGATCGCCGACGCCGACGCGACGATCGCCGCGGCCGAGCTGGTGGTCGCGCTGGCGCAGCGCGAGCTCGCCACCGCCACCGGCGTCACCGTCGACGCGGCCGCCCCGCCGCTGCCGGCCGCGGACGCGCCCGAGCGGCCGCTAGCGACCTGGCTCGGCGACGCGCCCACCCAGCCCGAGGTCCACGCGGCGGTCGCGCGCCACCGGGCCGCGCAGGCCCGCGTCGACGTGAGCCGCGCCGCGACCCTGCCGACCGTCGCGGCGACCGCCAGCGAGCGCTGGACCAACGCCGCCGGCTTCGGCGAGGCGCTGTCCGGCGCCGTCGGCGTCAGCCTGACCTGGCGCTACGGCCTGGCCACCCCGCGCCAGGTCGCGGTCGACCGCGCGGCGGTGCGGGTCGAGGCCGTGCGCGCGGCCCGGGCCGATCAGGCGGCGCGCGATCGCATCACCGACGCCTGGCACCAGGTGGCGGCGCGGCGCGCGACCGTGGTCGCCGCCGAGGCCGGCGTGGCGGCCGCGCGCCTCGGCGCCGCGACCGCGCGCGAGCGCTTCGCCGCCGGCACCTCGACCCAGCTCGACGTGACGCTGGCCCAGCGCGACGCCCTGGCCGCGGAGCTGGCGGTGGTGTCGGCGCGGGCCGAGCTCGCGGCCGATCGCGCGCTCCTGCGCCTGGCCGCCGGCCGCGAGGTCGGGCCGTGACCGTCGACGTCGCCGCGCGCGTGCGCGTCGCCCGGGGCGGGCGCCTGCGCCGGGCCCAGGCCACGATCGTCGTCGCGCTGCGCATGATGCTGCACGACAAGGCCAAGCTCATCGGCACGACCCTGGGCGTGGTGTTCGCGGTGGTGCTCGCCGCCCAGCAGCTGGGCGTGCTGTTCGGCCTGCTGCAGAAGAACACGATGTTCGTCGACAACGCCGGGGCCGACCTCTGGATCGTGCCGCCCAACACCACCCAGGCCGCGCCGGGGCAGCGGCTCTCGACCGCGCTGCTCGACCAGGCCCGCGCCACGCCCGGGGTCGCGATCGCCGCGCCGCTGGTGATGGTCGGCACCTCGATCACCAAGCCCGGCGGCGGCAGCGAGGCCACGACCCTGGTCGGGTACGACCTCGACGCCGGCCTCGGCGGCCCCTGGAACATCGTCGCCGGCGACGTCGCGGCGCTGCGCGGCCCCGACGCGCTGTTCTTCGAGGACGCCCAGCGCGAGAAGTTCGGCGGCCTCAACCTCGGCAGCGTGCGCGAGGTCGGCGGCCACAAGGTCCGCGCGGTCGGCTTCACCTGGGGGCTGCAGCCGTTCGGGCCGCCGTTCTCGTTCGCCGACATCGACCTGGTCCGCGATCTCGGCGACGTGCCCAGCGATCGCCTGTCGTTCGTGCTGGTGACGGTCGCGCCCGGCGCCGACCCGGCCGCGGTCGCCGCCGACCTGGCCGCGCGCTGCCCCGGCGCCGAGGTGATCGCCGCCGACGCGTTCCACCAGCGGATCGTCTCGACGCTGCTGCGCCAGCAGCTCGGCATCACGTTCGGCACGTCGACCGCGTTCGGCCTGGTGATCGGCTTCATCATCGTCGCGCTGTCGATGTTCTCGGCGGTGATCGACAACCTGCGCGAGTACGGCACGCTCAAGGCCATCGGCCTGACGTCGTGGGATCTGACCCGCATGCTGATCGTCCAGTCGATCGTCTACGCGCTGGTCGGCTCGCTGATCGGCCTGGGCCTGGTGGCGGCGATGTCGGCCGGCATCCGCTCGGCCAACCTCGTGGTCATCATCCCGCGCACGCTGGTGCTGGCCACGCCGATCATCATGACCGTGCTGTGCATGCTGGCGTCGGTGCTGGCGCTGCGCCGGGTCCGCAAGCTCGAGCCCGGGATGGTGTTCCGGTGAGCCTCGCCGTCGACGCCCGCGCGATCGGCAAGGTCTTCGGCGAGGGCGCGCTGGCGTTCCGCGCGCTCGATCAGGTCGACTTCCAGGTCTCGACCGGCGAGCTGGTCATGCTGGTCGGCCCGTCGGGCTCGGGCAAGACCACGCTCCTGTCGATCCTCGGGTGCGTGCTGTCGGCCAGCGAGGGCGAGCTGGCGCTGTTCGGCGAGCGCATCAGCGGACGCAAGGAGCGCGAGCTGCCGGTGCTGCGGCGGGCGCTGATCGGCTTCGTCTTCCAGGGCCACAACCTGATCGCCGCGCTGTCGGCGCTCGACAACGTCCGGCTGGTGCTCGAGACCCGCGGCGCCGCGGCCCGCGCCGCCCGCGACGAGGCCGTGCACCTGCTGACCGCGGTCGGCCTCGCCGACAAGCTCGCGCGCCGGCCGGCCGAGCTGTCGGGCGGCCAGCGCCAGCGGGTCGCGATCGCCCGGGCCCTGGCCGGCGGTCCGCCGCTGGTCCTGGCCGACGAGCCGACCGCGGCGCTCGACGCGCACGCCGGGCTCGAGGTCACCGAGCTGCTGCTGACGCTGTGCCGCGAGCGCGGCGCCACCGTCGTCGTCGTCACCCACGACAACCGCATCTTCCACCTCGCCGATCGCATCGTCCACATCGAGGACGGCCGGATCGTCGACGGTCGCCTCCCGGGAGCCGCCTCATGAGCCGCCTGCGCCGACGCTGGTACCTGCCGCTGGTCGCGGCGTTCTTCGGCCTGATGACGTGGAACGTCGGCAAGCTGCTCGGCCAGCCGCCGCCGACCCAGCCCAACGCCGCCGATCGCGCCAACGCCGCGCGGGTCGCGGCGCCGCCGCCCGGCCAGGTCGACGAGCGCGAGGCCCCGGGCCCGTCGGGCACCGTCGCCGGCAACGGCGTGGTCGAGCCGGCCCAGCCCGAGACCCGGGTCGGCGCGCCGATGCCCGGCCGGGTCACGCGGATCGCCGTCGCCGAGGGCGCCCAGGTCGAGGCCGGCGCGGCGCTGGTCGAGTTCGATCAGGCGGTCGAGCAGGCGGCGCTGGCCGCGGCTCAGGCCGAGGTCGACGGCGCCAGCGCCCAGCTCGCGCGCACCGTCCGCGGCAGCCGCGGCGAGGACGTCAAGGCCGCGCTGGCCGACGCCGACAGCGCCCGGGCCCGGGCCGAGCTGTCGCGCGGCGTGGCCGAGCGCCTGGCCCAGGCCGGCGCCGGCGGCGCCGCGACCGGCGACGAGGTCGACCGCGCCCGCCGCCAGGCCGAGATCGACGCCGCGTCGGCCCGCGCCGCCGAGGCCCGCCGCCTGGCGGTCGTCGCCGGCTCGCGACGCGAGGACGTGCAGGTCGCGCGCGCGCAGCTGGCCGCGGCCGAGGCCCGTCGCGCCCAGGCCGAGGCGACGCTCGCGCGCCTGACCGTGCGCGCGCCGATCGCCGGCGAGGTGTTGCAGGTCAAGTACCGCGCCGGCGAGTACTACCAGCCCGGCGCCGAGCCGCTGCTGGTCCTGGGCGACACCCGGTCCCTGCGCGTCCGCATGGACGTCGACGAGCGCGATCTGGCCAAGGTCGCCGTCGGCGACCAGGCCACGTTCCGGGTCATCGCCCTGCCCGGCCGCGACTTCACCGGCACCGTCGTCAAGCTCGGGCATCGGATGGGCCGCAAGAACGTGCGCACCGACGATCCGGCCGAGCGCAACGACACCAAGATCCTCGAGGTCGTGATCACCGTCGACGCCCCCGCCGGCCTCGTCGTCGGCCAGCGCGTGGTCTGCTACGTCGCCGGCGGCCGCTGACCCGCCGGCGCGCGCCCGCGGCGCTCAGCCCAGGAACGGGTAGCGGTAGTCGGTCGGCGGCGCGAACGTCTCCTTGATCGTCCGCGCGGCCACGAACCGCTGCAGGTTCATCGCCGAGCCGGCCTTGTCGTCGGTGCCCGAGGCGCGGGCGCCGCCGAACGGCTGCTGCCCGACCACCGCGCCGGTCGGCTTGTCGTTGAGGTAGAAGTTGCCGGCGGCGTTGCGCAGCCGCGCGGTGGCCTCGACCAGCGCCGTGCGCTCGCGCGCGAACACCGCGCCGGTCAGCGCGTACGGCGACGTCCGATCGACCAGGGTCAGGACCTCGTCCCAGGCGTGATCCGGGTAGACGTGCACGGTCACGATCGGCCCGAAGAACTCGTCCTGCATGTGCCGCACCATCGGGTCGTCGGTGGTGAGGATCGTCGGCCGCACGAACCAGCCGTCGCGATCGTCGCACTGGCCGCCGGCGACGACGCGCATGCCGGGCGTGCCGCGCGCCTCCTCGATCGCCGCGCGGTGGCGGTCGAACGCGGCCCGCTTGATCACCGCGCCCATGAAGTTGCCGAAGTCGCGCACGTCGCCCTGGGTCACGCCCTCGGTGTCGGCCACGAGCTGGTCGACCAGCGCCGCCCAGACGCTGGCGGGCACGTACGCGCGCGACGCCGCCGAGCACTTCTGGCCCTGGTACTCGAAGCCGCCGCGGATGATCGCGGTCGCGACCGCGGCCGGGTCGGCCGACGGGTGCGCGAGGATGAAGTCCTTGCCGCCGGTCTCGCCGACCAGGCGCGGGTAGCTCTTGTAGCGGTCGAGGTTGCCGGCGACCTGCTTCCACAGCGACCGGAAGATCTCGGTCGAGCCGGTGAAGTGGATCGCGCCGAGGTCCCGGTGCCCGACCGCGGCCGGGGCCAGCTCGTGGCCGAACCCCGGCACCAGGTTGATCACGCCCGGAGGCAGGCCGGCCTCCTCGAGCAGGAGCAGCGTGTGCCAGGCCGCGAGCATCTGGCTCTCGGACGGCTTCCACACCACGGTGTTGCCCATCAGCGCCGGCGCGCACGGCAGGTTGCCGGCGATCGCGGTGAAGTTGAACGGCGTCAGCGCGAAGGTGAAGCCCTCGAGCGGGCGCAGCTCGGTCTGGTTCCAGACCCCGGGCGACGACACCGGCTGCTCGGCGTAGAGCTTGCTCGCGAAGTGGACGTTCCAGCGCAGGAAGTCGATCAGCTCGCACGCCGCGTCGATCTCGGCCTGGTGGCAGGTCTTGCTCTGGCCGAGCATGGTCGCGGCGTTGATGCGCATGCGCCACGGCCCGGCCAGGAGCTCGGCCGCGCGCAGGAACACCGCGGCCCGGGCCTCCCACCGCATCGTCGCCCACTCGCGCCGGGCGTCGGCCGCCGCCGCGATCGCGCGCTCGACGTGGTCGCCGTCGCACGCGTGGAAGCGCGCGACCACGTGGCGGTGGGCGTGGGGCATGACCACGTCGACCAGGCGACCGGTGGTGACGCGCTCGCCGCCGATCACCGCTGGCACCTCCGGGCACTCGCCGGCGAGCTGGTCGAGCGCCGCGGTCAGGCGCGTCCGCTCGGGGCTGCCCGGCGCGTAGCCGAGCACGGGTTCGTTGCCGGGGTGCGGGACCGTGACCGTGCCGTCGTGCATGCCGTGGGCTTACCACAGCCGCGCCGGCGTCGGCCGCCGCTACTCCTTGTCGAGGTAGGTGTAGCCGATCATCCCCTGGCGGAACCGGTTGATCAGCAGGCGCGACTCCTCGATCGTCAGGAGCTTCTTGCGCAGCGCGACCTCGACGTTGGCGCGCAGC from Myxococcales bacterium encodes the following:
- a CDS encoding TolC family protein is translated as MRALAALALVAATAGPARAERLAELLAAGRRHGRELAEAEATAAVADAATELARAPLWPTLTVGLGYTRNQHASIVPLGAEPLTIVPLDQLDATATLTVPLFDLAARRRATAAAADHAAAVAAIAVTARDGDRAIVRAYFAWVGGAASAAAAVSARAAAVDNLALVERRAEAQLASPLDVARARAAIADADATIAAAELVVALAQRELATATGVTVDAAAPPLPAADAPERPLATWLGDAPTQPEVHAAVARHRAAQARVDVSRAATLPTVAATASERWTNAAGFGEALSGAVGVSLTWRYGLATPRQVAVDRAAVRVEAVRAARADQAARDRITDAWHQVAARRATVVAAEAGVAAARLGAATARERFAAGTSTQLDVTLAQRDALAAELAVVSARAELAADRALLRLAAGREVGP
- a CDS encoding FtsX-like permease family protein, which encodes MTVDVAARVRVARGGRLRRAQATIVVALRMMLHDKAKLIGTTLGVVFAVVLAAQQLGVLFGLLQKNTMFVDNAGADLWIVPPNTTQAAPGQRLSTALLDQARATPGVAIAAPLVMVGTSITKPGGGSEATTLVGYDLDAGLGGPWNIVAGDVAALRGPDALFFEDAQREKFGGLNLGSVREVGGHKVRAVGFTWGLQPFGPPFSFADIDLVRDLGDVPSDRLSFVLVTVAPGADPAAVAADLAARCPGAEVIAADAFHQRIVSTLLRQQLGITFGTSTAFGLVIGFIIVALSMFSAVIDNLREYGTLKAIGLTSWDLTRMLIVQSIVYALVGSLIGLGLVAAMSAGIRSANLVVIIPRTLVLATPIIMTVLCMLASVLALRRVRKLEPGMVFR
- a CDS encoding ABC transporter ATP-binding protein, producing MSLAVDARAIGKVFGEGALAFRALDQVDFQVSTGELVMLVGPSGSGKTTLLSILGCVLSASEGELALFGERISGRKERELPVLRRALIGFVFQGHNLIAALSALDNVRLVLETRGAAARAARDEAVHLLTAVGLADKLARRPAELSGGQRQRVAIARALAGGPPLVLADEPTAALDAHAGLEVTELLLTLCRERGATVVVVTHDNRIFHLADRIVHIEDGRIVDGRLPGAAS
- a CDS encoding efflux RND transporter periplasmic adaptor subunit — translated: MSRLRRRWYLPLVAAFFGLMTWNVGKLLGQPPPTQPNAADRANAARVAAPPPGQVDEREAPGPSGTVAGNGVVEPAQPETRVGAPMPGRVTRIAVAEGAQVEAGAALVEFDQAVEQAALAAAQAEVDGASAQLARTVRGSRGEDVKAALADADSARARAELSRGVAERLAQAGAGGAATGDEVDRARRQAEIDAASARAAEARRLAVVAGSRREDVQVARAQLAAAEARRAQAEATLARLTVRAPIAGEVLQVKYRAGEYYQPGAEPLLVLGDTRSLRVRMDVDERDLAKVAVGDQATFRVIALPGRDFTGTVVKLGHRMGRKNVRTDDPAERNDTKILEVVITVDAPAGLVVGQRVVCYVAGGR
- the pruA gene encoding L-glutamate gamma-semialdehyde dehydrogenase yields the protein MHDGTVTVPHPGNEPVLGYAPGSPERTRLTAALDQLAGECPEVPAVIGGERVTTGRLVDVVMPHAHRHVVARFHACDGDHVERAIAAAADARREWATMRWEARAAVFLRAAELLAGPWRMRINAATMLGQSKTCHQAEIDAACELIDFLRWNVHFASKLYAEQPVSSPGVWNQTELRPLEGFTFALTPFNFTAIAGNLPCAPALMGNTVVWKPSESQMLAAWHTLLLLEEAGLPPGVINLVPGFGHELAPAAVGHRDLGAIHFTGSTEIFRSLWKQVAGNLDRYKSYPRLVGETGGKDFILAHPSADPAAVATAIIRGGFEYQGQKCSAASRAYVPASVWAALVDQLVADTEGVTQGDVRDFGNFMGAVIKRAAFDRHRAAIEEARGTPGMRVVAGGQCDDRDGWFVRPTILTTDDPMVRHMQDEFFGPIVTVHVYPDHAWDEVLTLVDRTSPYALTGAVFARERTALVEATARLRNAAGNFYLNDKPTGAVVGQQPFGGARASGTDDKAGSAMNLQRFVAARTIKETFAPPTDYRYPFLG